A portion of the Bacillus thuringiensis genome contains these proteins:
- a CDS encoding DUF4257 domain-containing protein codes for MEMYQWLTAVLVGGITGFVSHLINNQGKLLLPRRLKTFFHFGFLTDVFTGSLAALLGLVLFDVTAIKEIIKVSIVTAISGQTFLLHQALGGEQAKNTQIGKADEKIQEIDKLLRR; via the coding sequence ATGGAAATGTATCAATGGCTAACCGCTGTTCTCGTTGGTGGCATTACTGGCTTCGTTTCCCATCTAATCAATAACCAAGGTAAGTTATTGCTTCCACGCCGTTTGAAAACTTTTTTTCACTTTGGATTTTTAACTGATGTTTTTACCGGTAGCCTAGCTGCACTTCTTGGACTCGTTTTATTCGATGTCACCGCAATAAAAGAAATTATAAAAGTATCCATTGTAACTGCTATTTCCGGTCAAACTTTCTTACTACATCAAGCTCTTGGTGGCGAACAGGCTAAAAATACGCAAATTGGGAAAGCTGATGAGAAGATTCAAGAAATTGACAAATTATTGCGACGTTAG
- a CDS encoding DUF3979 family protein, with protein MLYEDLETLFQTAPKEDRGGWKYIIQEQNDTYKIVDEILKNQMSVELYFNEYDEVKITLYKDGIPITTIQRIVISKVELDEDEEGIQFVLERMPSRMIRLQLKPYLALEMGPYWEVCDDCE; from the coding sequence ATGCTATACGAGGATTTGGAGACATTATTTCAAACAGCTCCGAAAGAAGATAGAGGCGGATGGAAATATATAATCCAAGAACAAAATGATACATATAAAATTGTTGATGAAATACTGAAAAATCAAATGAGTGTCGAATTGTATTTTAATGAATACGATGAGGTGAAAATCACTTTATATAAAGATGGAATTCCCATTACGACTATACAAAGAATTGTGATTTCAAAAGTTGAATTAGACGAAGATGAAGAAGGTATTCAATTTGTTTTAGAGCGCATGCCTAGTCGAATGATTCGGTTGCAATTAAAGCCATATTTAGCATTAGAAATGGGGCCGTACTGGGAAGTATGTGATGATTGTGAATGA
- a CDS encoding MFS transporter → MNRVLAVFFTIMFMIGTDTFLISPLLPILQQVYHVSTELSGWMVSSYALGYAGFALIAGPISDGLNRKKVMVLGMSFFAISTFLCGIAPSFLWMLTFRFLAGVSAAFVSPQVWASIPLLIEKKQIVKAIGVATAGLSISQILGLPLGAYLATIHYTIPFYFIGILSALLVILIYVVLPEIQSVHIGGNKKVILQRYKQLLTDSKVSLSYFAYFVFQTGNFAAFSFFGVWLSMQFGLQVHEVGTAMLVLGLGNLAGNIFGPRLVNKIGYNLSFYGGIVFTAVLYVILPYLKNLIFVEFFFFVLFFVTGILFVLMMGHLQNMSTIARGTGAALANASMYIGQMIGAVIAGMLFATSHNFILVGSFTALLYVVALFLFRKSENISKDNEKGIAS, encoded by the coding sequence ATGAACAGAGTACTAGCTGTATTTTTCACGATAATGTTTATGATCGGTACAGATACTTTCTTAATTTCACCACTGCTGCCGATATTACAACAGGTGTATCATGTTTCAACTGAGCTGTCAGGATGGATGGTGAGTTCGTATGCTCTAGGGTATGCTGGATTTGCGCTTATCGCTGGTCCTATATCAGATGGATTAAACAGAAAAAAAGTGATGGTACTAGGTATGAGTTTTTTTGCAATAAGTACGTTTTTGTGTGGAATTGCACCGAGTTTTTTATGGATGCTAACATTTAGATTTTTAGCAGGTGTAAGTGCAGCTTTTGTATCTCCACAAGTGTGGGCATCCATTCCGCTCCTTATAGAGAAAAAGCAAATTGTGAAAGCAATTGGGGTTGCAACAGCAGGGTTATCAATCTCTCAAATTTTAGGGCTGCCACTAGGAGCTTATTTAGCAACGATACATTATACAATCCCATTCTATTTCATTGGTATATTATCAGCACTACTTGTCATTCTTATTTATGTTGTATTACCAGAAATACAGTCGGTTCATATAGGTGGAAATAAAAAAGTTATTTTACAGCGTTATAAACAATTACTTACAGATTCAAAGGTTTCACTTTCTTATTTTGCATACTTTGTTTTTCAAACCGGAAATTTTGCTGCATTTTCATTCTTTGGTGTATGGCTTTCCATGCAATTTGGCTTACAGGTTCATGAAGTAGGTACGGCTATGCTTGTACTAGGATTAGGAAATTTAGCTGGTAATATTTTTGGCCCTAGACTTGTAAATAAAATTGGATACAATCTTTCTTTCTATGGTGGAATTGTATTTACGGCAGTGTTATATGTAATACTTCCCTATTTAAAGAATCTTATTTTTGTTGAATTCTTTTTCTTTGTTTTATTTTTTGTGACAGGAATTTTGTTTGTATTAATGATGGGACATTTACAAAACATGTCTACTATAGCACGGGGAACAGGTGCTGCCCTTGCTAACGCCTCGATGTACATTGGTCAAATGATTGGTGCGGTAATAGCAGGAATGTTATTTGCAACATCTCACAATTTTATACTAGTAGGTAGCTTTACTGCGTTATTATATGTTGTAGCTTTATTTCTGTTTAGAAAAAGTGAAAATATTAGTAAAGATAATGAAAAAGGAATTGCATCATAA
- a CDS encoding DinB family protein, with the protein MNIDYRIRSVDGYTKKIGELVSMLEHTRAVTLGEVKNLSVEQLDLIMQSNGNSIGALLKHIAAIEKVHQLISFQDRDFTKEELEIWEDALYLGEAGRAICGHEIQYYVQLLQSVREESLKYLSEQGNEWLMSERKWPNGVVYNQHYLWFHVLEDEISHRGQIRMLKNELFENYVK; encoded by the coding sequence ATGAATATAGATTATCGAATAAGAAGTGTAGATGGTTATACAAAAAAAATAGGGGAATTAGTAAGCATGCTTGAGCATACGAGAGCTGTAACATTAGGCGAAGTAAAAAATTTATCAGTTGAGCAATTAGATTTAATTATGCAGAGCAATGGAAATTCAATTGGCGCCTTATTAAAGCATATAGCAGCTATTGAAAAAGTTCATCAGCTTATTTCATTTCAAGATCGTGACTTTACAAAAGAAGAATTAGAAATATGGGAAGATGCATTGTATTTAGGGGAAGCAGGTAGAGCGATCTGTGGTCATGAAATACAGTATTATGTACAACTTCTACAAAGTGTTCGAGAAGAATCTCTGAAGTATTTAAGTGAACAAGGTAATGAGTGGCTCATGTCAGAAAGAAAGTGGCCTAACGGTGTAGTATATAACCAGCACTATCTTTGGTTTCATGTGCTAGAAGATGAAATTAGTCACCGAGGACAAATTAGAATGCTCAAAAACGAGTTATTTGAAAATTACGTTAAATGA
- a CDS encoding ArsR/SmtB family transcription factor: MRTLYHPNREEIQFSSVLYALSDQIRLQIVNMLLEKNEQSCGALNIPIAKSTLSHHFKVLRESGVMYTRLEGTQRFISIREEDLNARFPGLLQVVLHATEPY, from the coding sequence ATGCGTACACTCTATCATCCAAATCGAGAAGAAATTCAATTTTCTTCTGTCTTATATGCACTTAGCGATCAAATTCGTTTACAAATTGTAAATATGTTACTAGAGAAAAATGAACAATCTTGTGGTGCTTTAAACATTCCTATTGCGAAATCAACTTTATCTCACCATTTCAAAGTTTTACGTGAGTCAGGTGTTATGTACACACGCCTTGAAGGAACACAACGTTTCATTTCAATTCGTGAAGAAGATTTAAATGCTAGATTCCCAGGTTTGTTACAAGTTGTATTACATGCGACAGAGCCATATTAA
- a CDS encoding DUF3939 domain-containing protein yields MFRFFRTGKEEREITKDELEQAMAQFLETNANIVYTVLVNEDYTVNYDLLKPYLPAFPTNDFLITKETLEVFEHTAENLNLVKEIDVVQKAVDQYVTEKEMFPIVEGSEDRLICGMKLGPYLNRSLKRDLYISEKHYLVSSKPDRKKQKSG; encoded by the coding sequence ATGTTTCGCTTTTTCAGAACTGGAAAAGAAGAGCGGGAAATTACGAAAGATGAATTAGAACAAGCGATGGCTCAGTTTTTAGAAACGAATGCTAATATCGTTTATACAGTATTAGTAAATGAAGACTATACAGTAAATTATGATTTGTTAAAACCGTATTTACCTGCATTTCCAACAAATGATTTTCTCATAACGAAGGAAACGCTTGAGGTATTTGAACATACAGCAGAAAATTTAAACCTAGTGAAAGAAATTGATGTCGTACAAAAGGCAGTAGATCAATACGTAACAGAAAAAGAAATGTTCCCAATTGTTGAAGGTAGCGAAGATCGCCTCATATGCGGAATGAAACTAGGACCTTACTTAAATCGTAGCTTAAAAAGAGACTTATATATTTCAGAAAAACATTATTTAGTTTCAAGTAAACCAGATAGAAAAAAACAAAAGAGCGGGTAG
- a CDS encoding serine protease, translating to MSSTVNKQKGIQLIPFTVNKVVEQVNEIPPGVQMIHAPQVWEKSVKGQDVVVAVLDTGCDTNHIDLKDRIIGGRNFTKDYEADPNVYLDNNGHGTHVAGTIAATENGVGVLGVAPLAKMLVLKVLAGDGSGSYEQIIEAIHYAVNWRGPNQEKVSIISMSLGGPQDVPELHEAIQNAVKQDVLVVCAAGNNGDCDDETEELDFPGAYSEVIEVGAVNLERKIACFSNSNQEIDLVAPGDEILSTYPDGKYAVLSGTSMATPHVAGALALLIKQCEKEYGRKLSEPEIYAQLIKRTVPLGYERTSEGNGLIDLLKE from the coding sequence ATGAGTAGTACAGTGAATAAACAAAAAGGTATACAATTGATTCCGTTTACCGTAAATAAGGTGGTAGAACAAGTAAATGAAATTCCACCAGGTGTACAAATGATTCACGCTCCGCAAGTATGGGAAAAAAGTGTGAAGGGGCAAGATGTAGTCGTTGCCGTATTAGATACAGGGTGTGATACTAATCATATAGATTTAAAGGATCGTATTATCGGCGGAAGAAATTTCACAAAAGATTATGAAGCTGATCCAAATGTGTATCTTGATAATAACGGACATGGTACTCATGTAGCGGGGACGATTGCCGCAACTGAAAATGGTGTCGGTGTATTAGGAGTTGCACCACTTGCTAAAATGTTAGTATTAAAAGTTTTAGCGGGAGATGGTTCTGGAAGTTATGAGCAAATTATTGAGGCAATTCATTATGCTGTAAATTGGAGAGGGCCGAATCAAGAGAAAGTGAGCATTATTTCAATGTCACTTGGTGGTCCGCAAGATGTTCCAGAATTACATGAAGCAATTCAAAATGCGGTAAAGCAGGATGTTCTCGTTGTATGTGCTGCTGGAAATAATGGAGATTGCGATGATGAAACAGAGGAACTAGATTTCCCAGGTGCTTACTCTGAGGTAATTGAAGTTGGTGCTGTTAATTTAGAGCGGAAGATTGCATGTTTTAGTAATTCAAATCAAGAAATTGATCTAGTAGCGCCAGGTGATGAAATATTATCTACGTATCCAGATGGGAAATATGCTGTGTTAAGTGGAACTTCCATGGCGACGCCGCATGTTGCTGGGGCGCTCGCCTTGCTCATTAAACAGTGTGAGAAAGAATACGGTCGAAAGTTATCAGAGCCGGAAATATATGCACAACTCATTAAAAGAACTGTACCTTTAGGGTACGAACGTACATCTGAAGGGAATGGATTAATAGATTTATTAAAAGAATAG
- a CDS encoding methyl-accepting chemotaxis protein — MGKLLNLFRDMKVAKKLLISFFVILIAAVSIIGGMSYQTAKKNFESQIKSSANDNIKILDNLINQMIDAKFNDVNNFARVIQGNMYQGDNQDELRKMLSQYINLNKDVEQVYVAGNDKKFVQEPNIQMAADYDPTERSWYKDAVAKQGGIVVTEPYKAKGNGHIVVTIAKQTEDKNGVVALDLSLDNLLKTSKLINIGKKGYAFILDGKQKIIAHPQEKSGEKAADSWAKKIYEDNHGAFSYSYGGSEKNMVFATNVKTGWKIGGTMYSSEVIEAAQPVFYNMLIVMLISLVIGGALIYFVTLSITKPLKRLVVTSKEISEGDLTQTIEIHSNDEIGQLAKGFNEMTNSLRTLIGRINDSAGHVAAASEELTASVRQASEATEQITIAMDEISSGATTQTTSVENGAMLLFNVTEGIQHVANSSSSINTASAHTREKAEDGGKLVGRTVNQMQSITESVSQSDAVIQLLNNKSKQIGDILEVIQNIADQTNLLALNAAIEAARAGEHGRGFAIVADEVRKLAEQSSVSSSEISKLICEIQDDMGKTVKSMNHVNEEVQSGLVIANETKQNFAEILQSTNEIANQIKTMVETANGMSKGANEVSISVGQIAMTAQNNATSTQNVAASAEEQLASMEEIGSAAGTLSQMAEELQGLIDRFKV; from the coding sequence ATGGGTAAACTATTAAATTTGTTTCGTGATATGAAAGTAGCAAAAAAGCTATTAATTTCATTCTTTGTAATTTTAATTGCGGCTGTGTCTATTATCGGAGGCATGTCTTATCAAACAGCCAAAAAGAATTTTGAATCGCAAATTAAGAGTAGTGCCAACGACAATATAAAAATACTGGATAATTTAATCAATCAAATGATTGATGCAAAATTTAATGATGTGAATAATTTTGCACGGGTGATTCAGGGGAATATGTATCAAGGAGATAATCAGGATGAATTAAGAAAAATGTTATCTCAATATATAAATTTAAATAAAGATGTTGAACAAGTATATGTTGCCGGAAATGATAAAAAATTTGTACAAGAACCAAATATACAAATGGCAGCAGACTATGATCCAACAGAGCGTTCTTGGTATAAAGATGCGGTTGCAAAACAAGGTGGTATTGTTGTTACTGAGCCATATAAGGCAAAAGGAAATGGACATATTGTCGTAACAATCGCAAAACAAACAGAAGATAAAAATGGGGTTGTTGCGCTAGATTTAAGTTTAGATAATTTATTAAAAACATCAAAGTTAATTAATATTGGTAAAAAAGGATATGCCTTCATTTTAGATGGAAAGCAAAAAATAATTGCTCATCCACAAGAAAAATCAGGGGAAAAAGCGGCTGATTCTTGGGCAAAGAAAATTTATGAAGATAATCACGGTGCTTTTTCATATTCTTATGGCGGTAGTGAAAAGAATATGGTATTTGCTACAAATGTAAAAACAGGTTGGAAAATTGGTGGGACTATGTACTCAAGTGAAGTAATTGAAGCTGCTCAACCTGTATTTTATAATATGTTAATTGTTATGCTTATCTCATTAGTAATAGGTGGAGCACTTATTTATTTTGTAACACTTTCAATTACGAAGCCTTTAAAGAGATTAGTTGTTACCTCTAAAGAAATAAGTGAGGGGGATTTAACGCAAACAATTGAAATTCATTCTAATGATGAAATCGGCCAACTTGCTAAAGGCTTTAATGAGATGACGAATTCGTTACGGACGTTAATCGGAAGAATTAACGATTCAGCTGGGCATGTTGCAGCGGCATCAGAAGAGCTAACTGCAAGTGTAAGGCAAGCAAGTGAAGCGACTGAGCAAATCACAATCGCAATGGATGAAATATCAAGTGGGGCAACGACGCAAACAACAAGCGTAGAAAATGGCGCTATGTTACTGTTTAATGTAACGGAAGGAATTCAACATGTAGCAAATAGTTCATCATCTATTAATACGGCTTCTGCACATACTCGTGAAAAAGCAGAAGATGGTGGGAAATTAGTAGGAAGAACAGTAAACCAGATGCAGTCTATTACAGAATCTGTGTCACAATCAGATGCAGTTATACAATTACTAAATAATAAATCAAAACAAATTGGTGATATTTTAGAAGTAATTCAAAATATTGCAGATCAAACAAACCTTCTAGCTCTAAATGCGGCGATTGAAGCCGCAAGAGCCGGTGAGCATGGAAGAGGTTTCGCAATTGTTGCAGATGAAGTGCGTAAATTGGCAGAGCAGTCTAGCGTATCTTCTAGTGAAATTAGTAAATTAATATGTGAAATACAAGATGATATGGGTAAGACAGTCAAATCTATGAATCATGTAAATGAGGAAGTTCAATCTGGACTTGTTATCGCAAATGAAACGAAGCAAAACTTTGCTGAAATTTTACAATCTACAAATGAAATAGCTAATCAAATTAAGACGATGGTTGAAACGGCTAATGGAATGTCAAAAGGGGCAAATGAAGTATCTATCTCGGTAGGACAAATTGCAATGACAGCGCAAAATAATGCGACAAGCACACAAAATGTTGCGGCTTCAGCTGAAGAACAGCTAGCTTCGATGGAGGAAATTGGATCCGCAGCGGGCACGTTATCTCAAATGGCTGAAGAGTTACAAGGACTAATTGACAGATTTAAAGTTTAA
- a CDS encoding GerAB/ArcD/ProY family transporter: MDNQQWQVAKKVAATYIGTVVGAGFATGREIVEFFTVNGLYGTIGICVSGFFFIWLGTKMMLLSSQIGAFSAQEFNKYLFGDVFGNVVNTLLLLVLFGVTSVMLSGAGAVFEEQLRLPRQLGILITVIACLIISSRGLQGVFEVNTLVVPIMMIFIIGLAITTFFHGTPSINNTIPAESWNMKWITSPITYVALNLSLAQSVLVPLASEVKDRKAIFWGGILGGAGLSLILLCSHLAILSVDQFYQYNIPMAEVIRRFNATFHFFFVLIIFGEVFTTLVGNVFGMTKQMQSITGWKNNNIIFFILLISYCFSYIGYSDLLHILYPIIGWVSIVILPIIAFKQLQKT; encoded by the coding sequence ATGGACAATCAACAATGGCAAGTAGCAAAGAAAGTAGCTGCTACTTATATCGGAACTGTCGTTGGAGCTGGATTTGCTACTGGACGAGAAATTGTTGAATTTTTCACAGTGAATGGATTATACGGGACAATTGGCATATGTGTAAGTGGATTTTTTTTTATTTGGCTCGGCACAAAGATGATGTTACTTTCATCACAAATCGGGGCATTTTCAGCGCAAGAATTTAACAAATATTTATTTGGGGATGTATTTGGGAATGTTGTAAACACATTATTATTACTCGTTTTATTCGGCGTAACGAGCGTTATGTTATCAGGGGCTGGTGCAGTATTTGAAGAGCAACTTCGCTTACCAAGACAACTCGGTATTCTCATTACAGTTATCGCTTGTCTCATTATAAGTAGCCGCGGATTACAAGGTGTTTTTGAAGTAAATACACTTGTCGTACCTATTATGATGATTTTTATTATCGGACTTGCTATTACAACCTTTTTTCACGGTACACCTTCCATTAATAACACTATTCCTGCAGAGAGTTGGAATATGAAATGGATTACTAGCCCTATTACATATGTCGCCTTAAATCTTTCTCTCGCCCAAAGTGTTCTCGTCCCATTAGCCAGTGAAGTAAAGGATCGAAAAGCCATTTTTTGGGGTGGGATTTTAGGTGGTGCTGGACTTTCTTTAATTTTATTATGCAGCCATTTAGCAATCTTATCAGTTGATCAATTTTATCAATATAACATCCCAATGGCTGAAGTCATAAGAAGATTTAATGCAACTTTTCACTTCTTCTTCGTTCTCATTATTTTCGGTGAAGTTTTCACAACTTTAGTTGGTAATGTGTTCGGAATGACAAAACAGATGCAATCTATTACCGGGTGGAAAAATAACAATATTATTTTCTTCATTTTACTAATTAGTTATTGCTTTAGTTACATCGGTTACAGTGACTTACTTCACATTCTATATCCTATCATCGGATGGGTAAGTATTGTTATACTTCCAATCATTGCGTTTAAACAACTTCAAAAAACATAA
- the rsgA gene encoding ribosome small subunit-dependent GTPase A, translated as MNQNILESYGWDSFFEEQAVENFEVGRILLEHKHIYRIICNDGEYMAELSGKFRHEAVTKGDYPAVGDWVYIKKIENEKKAIIHRIFPRRSSFSRQEAGTRTEEQVIAANVDYLFLVNALNHDFNVRRMERYLLLAYESGAMPVIVLTKSSICNDVEQKIVETEAIAIGVPIFVVDSLEHTGIDSLKQFVSSGKTIALVGSSGVGKSTLLNALIGIEVAKTGDIREEDSRGRHTTTHRELFQLPSGALVIDTPGMRELQLWEGSEAIQTTFSDIEKLATTCRFRDCKHENEPGCAVHSAIDNGLITIDRLKSYKKLQRELAYFMRKQDAILARAERDKWKKLSKQHKKM; from the coding sequence TTGAATCAAAATATTTTAGAATCGTATGGCTGGGATTCTTTTTTTGAGGAACAAGCTGTAGAGAACTTTGAAGTAGGGCGTATTTTACTTGAGCATAAGCATATATATCGAATTATTTGTAATGACGGTGAATATATGGCAGAACTGTCTGGAAAGTTTCGGCATGAAGCAGTAACGAAGGGAGATTATCCAGCTGTTGGTGATTGGGTGTATATAAAGAAAATAGAGAATGAAAAGAAAGCTATCATTCATCGTATTTTTCCGAGAAGAAGCTCTTTTTCTAGACAAGAGGCTGGTACTCGAACGGAAGAACAAGTAATAGCAGCAAATGTAGATTATTTATTTTTAGTAAATGCACTTAATCATGATTTTAATGTTAGAAGGATGGAACGTTATTTATTATTAGCGTATGAAAGTGGCGCTATGCCAGTTATTGTTTTAACAAAGAGTAGTATATGTAATGATGTAGAACAGAAAATTGTAGAAACGGAAGCTATAGCAATTGGTGTTCCTATTTTCGTTGTTGATAGTTTAGAGCATACAGGTATTGATTCGTTGAAACAATTCGTTTCTTCAGGGAAAACAATTGCTTTAGTTGGGTCATCAGGGGTAGGAAAGTCAACTTTGTTAAATGCGCTAATAGGAATTGAGGTAGCAAAAACGGGAGATATACGTGAAGAGGATAGTAGGGGGAGGCATACTACAACGCATCGAGAGTTATTTCAATTGCCAAGTGGCGCTCTCGTAATTGATACTCCCGGCATGAGAGAATTGCAACTTTGGGAAGGAAGCGAAGCGATTCAAACAACATTCTCTGATATTGAAAAACTTGCGACAACATGCCGTTTCCGTGATTGTAAGCATGAGAATGAACCAGGATGCGCGGTGCATAGTGCAATTGATAACGGACTTATTACGATAGATCGTTTGAAAAGCTATAAAAAATTACAAAGAGAACTGGCGTATTTTATGAGAAAACAAGATGCAATCCTTGCCAGAGCAGAGCGTGATAAGTGGAAAAAGCTTTCTAAACAACATAAAAAAATGTAA
- a CDS encoding AbrB/MazE/SpoVT family DNA-binding domain-containing protein, which translates to MKATGVIRKVDELGRIVIPKELRDVLGIQIKSPLEIFVEADKIILQKYQPYNACQITGDVSEQNISLANGNITVGIEGAEYLVKEIEKFLNKSEV; encoded by the coding sequence ATGAAAGCAACAGGAGTTATTCGAAAAGTAGACGAATTAGGACGAATTGTTATCCCTAAAGAATTACGCGATGTATTGGGAATACAAATCAAATCACCGCTTGAAATTTTTGTAGAAGCAGATAAAATCATTTTACAAAAATATCAACCTTACAATGCTTGCCAAATCACAGGTGATGTTTCAGAACAGAACATATCATTAGCTAATGGAAATATTACTGTTGGGATAGAGGGAGCGGAATATTTAGTAAAAGAAATAGAAAAGTTTTTAAACAAGAGTGAGGTTTAG
- a CDS encoding aldo/keto reductase: MKYTKLQKAGLNISKLGLGTNAVGGHNLYANVNEEEGKQLIEEAIQQGITFFDTADSYGVGRSEELVGEVLKGKRHKFILATKGGIQPLLNGETYINNEPSYLRNAVENSLRRLQTDYIDLYYLHFTNPETSYIDSIGELTRLKEEGKIRSIGISNVNIEQLKEANQHGHIDVVQSPYNMLERTAEEELLPYCIEAGISFIPYGPLAFGILGGKYTEGFKLNKVDWRQNVNLFEENTYKSNFKKVEKLKGLAKENDIEVSHLALAWLLNKEGIDTVIPGGKRAEQIRESVKAVHVSLNERVMKEIQSILED; the protein is encoded by the coding sequence ATGAAGTATACAAAATTGCAAAAGGCAGGATTAAATATTTCAAAGTTGGGTTTAGGTACAAATGCAGTAGGGGGACATAATTTATATGCTAATGTGAATGAAGAAGAAGGAAAGCAATTAATAGAAGAAGCTATTCAGCAAGGGATTACATTTTTTGATACAGCAGATTCATATGGTGTCGGTAGATCTGAGGAATTGGTAGGAGAAGTATTAAAGGGAAAACGCCATAAGTTTATACTTGCTACAAAAGGTGGAATTCAACCGTTATTAAATGGAGAAACGTATATTAACAATGAACCAAGTTATTTAAGAAATGCTGTGGAGAATAGCTTAAGAAGATTACAGACTGATTATATTGATTTATATTATTTACATTTTACAAATCCTGAAACAAGTTACATAGATTCAATCGGAGAGCTTACTCGTTTAAAAGAAGAAGGGAAAATTCGTTCAATTGGAATATCGAACGTAAATATAGAACAATTAAAAGAAGCGAACCAACATGGTCATATAGATGTTGTACAATCTCCGTACAATATGTTAGAACGTACGGCTGAGGAAGAACTGTTGCCGTATTGTATAGAAGCGGGTATCTCATTTATTCCATATGGGCCTCTTGCTTTTGGAATATTAGGCGGGAAATATACAGAAGGTTTTAAATTAAACAAAGTCGATTGGCGCCAAAATGTAAATCTATTTGAAGAAAATACATATAAGAGTAACTTTAAGAAAGTGGAAAAGTTAAAAGGGCTAGCTAAAGAAAATGATATTGAAGTGTCTCATTTAGCGTTAGCATGGTTATTAAATAAAGAAGGAATTGATACTGTTATACCTGGTGGAAAGCGGGCAGAGCAAATAAGAGAAAGTGTGAAAGCGGTACACGTTTCATTGAATGAAAGAGTCATGAAAGAAATCCAATCTATTTTAGAAGATTAG
- a CDS encoding Dps family protein encodes MSTKTNVVEVLNKQVANWNVLYVKLHNYHWYVTGPHFFTLHEKFEEFYNEAGTYIDELAERILALEGKPLATMKEYLATSSVSEGTSKESAEEMVQTLVNDYSALIQELKEGMEVAGEAGDETSADMLLAIHTTLEQHVWMLSAFLK; translated from the coding sequence ATGAGTACGAAAACAAATGTTGTTGAAGTATTAAACAAGCAGGTAGCAAACTGGAATGTGTTATATGTGAAACTACATAATTATCACTGGTATGTGACAGGGCCACACTTCTTTACATTACATGAGAAATTTGAAGAGTTTTATAATGAAGCTGGAACGTATATTGATGAGTTAGCAGAACGTATTTTAGCTTTAGAAGGTAAACCGTTAGCGACAATGAAAGAATATCTTGCAACATCTAGTGTCAGCGAAGGGACAAGCAAAGAATCTGCAGAAGAAATGGTGCAAACATTAGTGAATGATTATTCTGCACTTATTCAAGAATTAAAAGAAGGTATGGAAGTTGCGGGTGAAGCTGGCGATGAAACATCAGCTGACATGCTGTTAGCAATTCATACAACATTAGAACAACATGTATGGATGCTAAGTGCATTCTTAAAATAA